The following proteins are co-located in the Pomacea canaliculata isolate SZHN2017 linkage group LG8, ASM307304v1, whole genome shotgun sequence genome:
- the LOC112570195 gene encoding endoplasmic reticulum lectin 1-like, with protein MARMLLWITGLLAVNVLQLSCTDFDPFMDHTMFIIDWKGPLRLDPNSGSGDTENLVVMTKDKEKYQCILPQVASSRKHQENIDGYTGPSATELMESLFHKTSCSYRLESYWTYELCHGRHLRQYHESKEMGKKPKLQEYILGLGHLASTSTQTGTDKAGSGVASQDLTDKNIKYRKIDGIDLPYYEVWMSEGTPCDLTNQPRRTHALYVCQPDGNGELYELKEISTCEYEVMVLTSVLCSHPLFRPKDLPVNKISCHSMSGAPPKPSQLQAWEIESSRLTLQQENLFETSTEPLEGEEHEPQPVTPPPKEHSAPKAASSAGTSTPIGELTDRQMLKDILSGDYCLQGGTGWWKHEICLGQYARQFHKDRSGEISILLGQFNEATHLQWLNDHPNKRPKPPGQRKVLNYMYGGGDICDLTGKHRFVEVRLKCVPNSQNPHGVSLFLSEPASCEYVLVVESAMFCELIDKADNNALIKDPDL; from the exons AGTGGTGACACTGAAAATTTGGTTGTTAtgacaaaagataaagaaaaataccaaTGTATTTTACCTCAAGTTGCAAGTAGCAGAAAACATCAG GAGAACATAGATGGATACACAGGTCCCTCAGCCACAGAACTGATGGAGAGTCTGTTTCATAAAACTAGCTGCTCGTATAGG CTTGAGAGCTATTGGACCTATGAATTGTGTCATGGCAGGCATCTTCGGCAGTATCATGAGAGTAAAGAAATGGGAAAG AAGCCTAAACTGCAAGAGTACATTCTAGGGTTGGGTCACCTGGCTTCCACATCCACTCAAACAGGAACAGACAAGGCAG GTTCAGGTGTGGCCAGTCAAGATCTTACAGATAAGAAT ATCAAGTATCGCAAGATTGATGGCATTGATTTGCCCTACTATGAAGTGTGGATGTCTGAGGGCACACCTTGTGACTTGACTAATCAGCCGAGAAGAACACATGCACTTTATGTGTGTCAACCAGATGGAAATGGGGAACTCTATGAGCTCAAAGAAATCTCAACTTGTGAATATGAAGTTATGGTCCTAACATCAGTTCTGTGCTCTCATCCACTGTTTAG ACCTAAGGATCTACCTGTCAACAAAATCAGCTGTCATTCCATGTCTGGTGCTCCACCCAAACCCAGTCAGCTGCAGGCTTGGGAGATAGAGTCTTCTAGACTCACATTACAGCAG GAAAATCTCTTCGAGACAAGTACTGAACCGCTTGAAGGAGAAGAACATGAGCCGCAACCTGTGACCCCACCACCTAAAGAACATTCAGCACCAAAAGCTGCATCATCTGCTGGTACCAGCACCCCCATTGGAGAACTCACAGATAGACAGATGTTGAAGGATATATTGTCTGGTGACTATTGCCTTCAAGGT GGGACAGGTTGGTGGAAACATGAAATATGTCTTGGACAATATGCTCGGCAGTTTCACAAA GATCGAAGTGGTGAAATCTCAATACTTTTAGGACAGTTCAATGAGGCCACACATCTCCAGTGGCTTAATGACCATCCAAACAAGAGGCCTAAACCACCAGGTCAGCGCAA GGTGCTGAACTACATGTATGGTGGAGGAGATATATGTGATCTGACTGGCAAACATAGATTTGTGGAGGTCCGTTTAAA GTGTGTACCAAACAGCCAAAACCCACATGGTGTGTCACTTTTCCTGTCAGAACCAGCTTCTTGTGAATATGTGTTAGTG GTGGAGTCTGCAATGTTTTGTGAATTGATTGACAAAGCAGACAACAACGCTTTGATAAAAGATCCAGATTTGTAG